The genomic segment AATATTGTATAACTCAAGCAAAGTTCTTGAATCCCATACTGTAAATCTTAGAAAAGTCAAAAGTTCCTTAGTTGTCAAGGAGTTACTCAAAGGCATAATTGCTTTTTTCATTATATAGAAATCATCAGGCCCTACACTTTCTATAATTTCATTGTAAGCCATTGAAGTTTCAATAAAATCATTATCACTATTACTTACCATAAATAGAGACACATTTATGTTTTCGTGTTCATATATACTATGTATTGCTTTTCCACCAAGTTCTTTAAAATATAACTCTATAGCATGAAAATTTACCGTCATAGAAATGCATCCATGCTTTGATAAAAATGGATGATAATTTTTATCCATACTTTCTTCATTCTTATAACCTTTATCAGCAGATATCAAAATTACATCATCATTAAATAACTTTCTTAATCTTGAAATACATCTTAATCCAATTATAGGCATATAGAATGCTGTATCCTCTAAAGAATTTTTGTAATGCATCAAAACATCATTTAAATTCTTATCTTCGTAATAACTATTCCCATCAATTTTTTTATCTGTATAATAATAATCTAATCCTGCAAGAATTGATTTATCATTAGGATCTCCTTTTTCGTCTGGAGAAGTTATTGTTATTACTCCTTCATAAATCTCTCCGTTATTAACATAAAAAGTATCTTGTGGAAGACTGTCAAAAGTATAATTAGCAAATAGAATTAAAGGATTCTTCATTTTCCCTTTTGATAGTACTTCACCACTATGTCTAAGTTTAATTTCATCATCCCTAGATATATCAAAAGTTGCACAATCAAGTATTCCAGCTTCGAAATAAGGACTTAAGAAGCTATGATTCTGCCAATATTCAATATTTCTTTCAGCAAAATCCGTTACTATGTATTTAAACTTTATATCTTTTAACGAAGAATTTTCAATCATATGTAAAAATCTTTTTAGAAACGTATAAGTAAATCGTCCAACTCCTGCTGCAAGCTCCATAATATATATAACGGTATTTTTATCTACATCTTCTCTTGCAACATAGTCTCGCAAATATCCAAAGACAGTTTTAGCGTATTGATTTGCGATATACGGATTAGTTGTTATATATTGTGGTACAATACCTTTAATCCAAGCCTCTGGCCCTTGGTTTGCAAAGAATTCTGTCTGCAATTTCCATAACATTGACTGTGATAAAGGCTTTTCAGCTTCAACTATAGCTCCTGAACTCTCGTTAACTTTCGAATTTGAAGCTTTAGTTATATTATATTTTTTATTTTTTTCTGACAAAACAATTCCTCCCTAAAAGTAAAGTTAAAAATTACTTTTACTAAAATATCATTAACAGAATGATTATACTATTTTAATTAATTTATGTATATAGATAAACCAACTATAATCTATACTTATGAGTATAGCTCATCGAAATGAGTAATATACTTTTGTTCCAGTTTCTAGGTAATTTCAATGGGTGATTCTAAGGCTATAAAGTTGCACCCAAAGTGCTAGCCTCAAAGAACAAGCTTTGAACTAGCACATTTGCAACAACTTATAGCCAAAGAATCACATCCATCAAAATTACCAATGAAACATTCTACAAAAGTATATTACTCATTTCTAGGCGGAGAATATTTCATAGTTTATAATTGTGTTATCTATAAAGCTAGATTTATGCGATAACTTACTGAAATCATAAACATTTTGTTCTAAAAAGCATGAAAATATGAACTTAATGTTTTAGTAACTTTGTAAATATGTTCATCCAATAAATCAAATTCTTAAATTATTTATATATATACAAGTTTTATCCAAGATAATGGACCCCAAAAATCATAATTCTTATTTCTAGTTGGGATATTTAACTGTATGGCACAGATAAAGCGTAAATATCCAAATAAAAAGGCTACGTAAAACGCAGCCTTTTTGTAGTCAATATTTGTCCTAAAATTATTTTAATTTGTTATTCTTTTGCTTACAGAATTTTATCGGATATTCATTTACTTGCCCTCAGCACACTTTTTGTACTCTATAGTTTTTTCAACTGGTTTAACTATGGATTTATCTTGCCACTTACCTTGCCTGTAACGTATTACGCTTGCTATAGCTGTAATAGTCCAAGTTAGTCCACTTGTTACCCACACACTCCAAACTCCTAGGAAAGGAATCATAGCTAGTCCACTCGAAAATCCAACTCTTCCAGCCACTTCAACAAAACCGTTAACCATAGCATAAAATGCATCTCCTGTACCATTTAGTACACCTCTTGTAACGTAAATCATTCCAAGAGGAAAGTATGCACAACTTGTAATCCTTATTGCTTTATCTCCAAGATTTATTACTGATTCATCTTTAACAAACACTTCCATTACAGCCTGTCCGCCAAATTGGGCTGCAAGAAATGCTAAAAGGCTAAATCCAGCTACTATTAAAATGCTCTTGTGATATCCTTTTTTTACCCTATCCAGTTTATTAGCTCCCATATTTTGACCTGCAAATGTAGACATAGCTGCCCCTAATGAATTGAATGGCTGCTGTATTAGCTGTTCTACTCTGCTAGTAGCTGTAAATGCTGCAACAGCTGTCTCTCCAAATCCATTTACTACACTCTGAAGCGCTACCAATGAAACAGCAATCAGTGAGTTTTGAGCTGCTACAGGTACTCCGATCCTTATGCATTTAGTTATGATTGATTCACTTATTTTCCAGTGTTCTTTTTTCAATTTAAAATATGGATTCTTGATCAAGGCAAATACTAAGCAGCCAATTGCTGCACATGCCTGAGAAATAACAGTTGCATAGGCAGTACCTGATACACCAAGTCCAAATTTTAGTACAAAAATTAAATCTAAGACAACATTAATTGCACAAGAAATAATTAAAAATACTAAAGGTGTACTCGAGTCACCTAATGCTCTAAGTATGGCTGCTATAGCATTATATGCTGCTACAGCTATCATTCCTCCTGATGCTATTCTCAAAAAAGCTACAGAATCATTTAAGATTTCAGGTGGTGTATTCAAAAGCTGTAAAACTTGACGTGCAAAAATAACTCCAAATATACTCATAACAACACCAGATGAGCCAATCACATAAGTTGAATTGGCAATGGCTCTCTTTACTTGTTCTTCCTTCTTAGCTCCAAAATATTGAGAAATGATTATACCTATACCAACAGACAATCCCAAGCATACAGAGAAAAAAAGAAAACTTAGAGATCCACAAGCACCTACTGCTGCTAAAGCATTAGCACCAACAAACTTTCCTACGACTATTGAATCAATTAAGTTATAAAACTGCTGAAATACATTGCCTATAAGCATTGGCCAAGTGAATTTTATAATATGGGAAACTTCATTACCTTCAGTCATATCATGTACATATTTTATAGACATAATTTAAAACTCTCCTTCTTTTGTTTACTTCAATATTACATGGATTTAATAAATTAAGCTGGCAATATATTAACCCAATATAGACATATATTGCAGTGCATGTTATATTTTTTATGTTAAATTTAATTTGAGTGTATATTATTTTACAATCGCTCTTCTTAGAATTTTGTAAGGGTTGTGTTTCTATCAATATCTTGTAATACCATTGAATTATCCACATACTAATTATATATATTAAATATTTGGAGGTCTTATATGTATCCTTTTTTTGAAGCGAATAAATCTGGTGATCAAAACTTTTTTAGTTCAAAAATTTTAGAAAATTTCAGTTTTCCTCCACACTTACATCCATATGTAGAAATAGCTTATGTTATTGAAGGCTCTATAGAAGTTACAATAAACGATACTCAACGCTGCCTTAAGGCTGGTGAGGTTTCTATATGTTTCCCCAATGATATACATACTTTTAATAGTGATGGATTTTCAAATATTATTCTATTTATTTTCTCACCAGATCTTACACGCAGCTTCTTTGGTATACGAATGGACAAAACACTGGAGAATCCATTTATGTCAAAAAATATTGTAGATGATGGGATAAGTCCTCTTTTATATATGCTTCATGACGAATATAAAAGCGTTAATAACAAATACGTTATTAAAGGGCTTTTATACACCATACTTGGAAAACTTGATTCGCATTTTACATTTAAAAAAAGTAGCACCTTTTATAATAGTACAATGCAAAATCTACTTAAATACATTGAGATTCATTACCATGAGAAAATTTCACTTGATAGTATAGCGAAAGATTTAGGTTTCAGCAAATTTTACCTCTCAAGAATTTTTTCAAATAAGATTGGCTACCAATTTAATGATTACATAAATAGATTACGAATAAATAAAGCTCAAAAACTCCTTAGCGAAACAGACCTTCCAGTTACAGTTATAGCTTTAGAATGTGGCTTTGAAAGTCAGAGAAATTTTAATAGAATTTTCAAAGAACTAACTGCTCTTACTCCTACAAAATTTAGAACAGGTATATGATGCTATTTTTCAACAACTCCATTTGATGAGTTAAACTTTAAAAAGCGTGTGCCTTGAAAAGTTAATGTTCCCCATTCATGTTCTGGAACGTTTTTGAAGACACGTCTTCCAACTGTAAATTTCATTTCACTCCCAGTGTCTAACTCAAATTCTAAAATTAACTTTTCGGTAGTTGTCATAACTCCATTGCTGTCTGTATTTGTGCACGTTTCTCTTTTTTTCTTAATTAATTTCGCCTTAGTGGATATAATTGGTGAGTTTTCATTTTTAATATATTTACTGATGTTTATAAAAATTATAAAAGCCACAAAAACAAAAAATATTAGCTGAAATCCAATCATGATTAATCCACTTCCTATCTTTCTAAAATGCTATTACTTTAGCTTAAATTACACATTTTATTTATTTTAACTTGATTTTGATAACTTATTTATTTAATACTTATCGGTTTTATACCCATTATATCATAAAATTAGATATATTAGCCCATTAAGCATTATTTATGCTAAAATGAAGTCAATATCTAGGAAATTTTCGCAATAAACTTCAATGAATTAAAGTTCTATTTATAATACATATTTTCTTAAAAATTAAAGCTAAGATTTTTAAATGCAAAAAATCTTAGCTTATTAATTATCAGCTCCTTTATAAATTTCCTAACACCTTTTGAATTTCTACCTTTGTCAAAGACCTATACTGCCCTTTCTCTAGTGATTTGTCTAAAGCTAGTCCACCAATTGAAATCCTCTTTAAATATACAACGTAGCAGCCTACAGATTTTAACATACGCTTTACTTGATGCTTGCGTCCTTCTGAAATAGTAAGATATCCTGAAATGACTGGCTGTGTACAATGATTTGAGTTTATATTGTTCACATTATCGGTAGCCATTTCATGTTTAAGATCTTCATATATGCCAAACTTATCTACTTGTATCTTTGCAGGCTTAGTTAATATTTTACCTTGTCCAATAAAAGTTCCCTGTTCTAATTGTTTCTTATCTTCTTCGCTCAAAGAACCTAATGCCCAAAAGAAATAAGTTTTTTCAACATGCTTTTCTGGATACATTACCTTATGTTCAAATTCTCCATCATTTGTAAATAACAATAATCCTTCTGTATCCTTGTCTAACCTTCCAACATGAAATATTCCTTTCGTACCAGCTTCGCCCAAAAAATCAAATACTGTCTTATGAATCTCATCAGTTTTTGCAGTAATACAACCTGCTGGTTTGTTAAACATGTAATATAATTTTCCAGCATAGTTGATTATCTCATTAAGATACTCAATGACATCACAGTTTTCATCAATTTCCATTGCAGGCTCTGTTACCATCTCTTTATTTACCTTTACCATGCCTTCTTTAATATAAATTCTGACATTTTTTCTGCTTCCAACAGCCGCCTCTGCTAGAAATTTATCTAATCGCATATATCGTCACATCTCTTCCTTTGTAAAAACTCTAAAAAATTTAATTAACTTATCACTTGAAACTTGTCCCTAATTTCAACTTGTTATTTAATAAAGCTAAATTAATAATTGTATTCTGCAAATATAATTATTAATTTGGATATCCATAGTTTAAAGTAAATCTCAATATAATAAACTTTTTAAAACATATACATATTCTATTTCAATTTGATCCATATAGATTATAACATCTTTTTCATTAATTATTTACTAATTTAAATTTTTGCCATGGAGCTATTGTATCAATCAAAAACAGTTCTTCTTCTGCGATTCTTGCTACTACATTTGATTTGCCGGAGTTTTTCATAGTTTTTTTAGCTATCTGCATTTCTCCTGCATAATGTCCATATAATGAACTTTCTATAATAATATCTCCTCTTCTTATATCTGGAGTATTAAATACTTCAAAATTTTGGTCTTTATATTTAACTCTACTTTGAGTTGATCTTATTAAATAATCTGATACATCTCCTCTGTTAAAATGAAATTCCTCAAGAACTATTTTCTTCTCTAATTCAGGTACATTTTTATTTATCTCACAATTTAATGTCAAAACATAAGGATCTATTTTACTTAATGCCTTTAATTCTTCTTCACTAGCAAAGGCATTTGCAATAATTACATCATCTATTAAGTCAGATGCCCATAAATGCTTTGCTTGAACTGTTATTGGAAGATCTCTATGAATCTCAAGAGTGCATAATCCCTCGTTTACAGGCCATGGACCATGATCTGCACTGTGAGATGAAATAAATGCTGCTGTTCTGATTCCTAACGCTTTGAACTGCTTGCTGGTTTTTATAAAATGTTCGTAGCTTAATCCTGTATATCTGTGTGGATAAAAATTATGACATCCTAATATGTTATCTGCATTTGGCATATAAGAAAATATATTATCTATATATTTTGTCCCATTGCTCATGTTTAATTCTATTTTTAATTTCTTACTTGTAAAGGACATAATAGATTCTTCTAAACCACTAAATCCAAGATCAAGTCTTATACCATAGAGTCCTAGCTCATTGAAAAAATCTAAATTATTATAATCAATTCCAAGTTCATCGAATACTTTAGGGCTTATATCTGCTAATACTTCCATATCATTTTCATTTGCACATTGTATTATTTTCTTGAAATTATTTATTATTACTTCTTTACTTCCATCAAATGATAAAAGGCATGTAAAAATTCTTTTAAAATTATATTTATATGCTAATTTTATATAATCTTCTATTTCTCTTGCACTACTGTGCATAGGATAAACTGATATTCCTAGCCTTCTCATTAAAAAATCTCCCTTATTATAATTTTTATTATATAGATATCCAAATTTGAAACTAAACCTATGTGATAACTTACCGAAATCATAAATATTTTGTTCCGAAAAGCTATGAAAATATCGCTGAAGTTTCTAAGCGGCAGGTTGTATCCAATTTAGCATGCTCCAACTTTCAGTTTGACAAGCTAAATTGGAACAACCTACAGCTAAGAACCTTTAACAGCTCATTTTCAAATGTTTTCTTCACAAATATATTTATGATTTCTAGTGAAGATATGAACTCAAAGTTTTAGAAAATTTGTAAATATGTTCATCTAATAAGTCTAATTCTTGAATTGTTTATCTATATATATCCAACTTTAAAACTAGATTTGTGTTATCACTCACCAAAATTATAAGTATATTAATTACGAAAAACTATGAAAATATCCATGAAAGTTCTAAGCAGCGGGGTATATCCACTTTAACCTGCCCAAACTTTTAGTCTGACAAGCTAAACTGCATCATCATGCTCCTTATTTCGGAGATCTATAGAATAGATTCATGTATCAACTTGGTCTATCTATATTTTCTTATAGCTTTTCACTAACAAGTATTTTAAATATAGTGTTCCTCTATTTAATTGATATGATTTATTTATCATAAAACATACCGTTAAAAAATATTTTATCGTCTAAAATTGTTATATTAGTTCCATATTCGTTTGTGATCTTTTCAGATCTTCCTCCTCCAACTGGAATTTTATAAAGATTTTCATTATCTGAATAATTCACATAATAGACATAATCTTTGCTCGCATTCATAAAAGTAGCTTTGTCATTAGATAACTTAGCTTTTCCTGTTCCATCTCCATTTACTTTATATAACTTATCACTATCTGATTTGTTGCTATAAAAAACGGTATCTCCACAAACAGTCATAAATAAAGTTTCATCATCACATACTTTTGTATTCTCACTTCCATTTAATCTCATTCTGTAGATTTTATATCCATCAGATATATTAGTGTAATATATCCATCCATTGCTTACAGTCATATCCTCTGTAGCAGAGGAATTAAGTCTAATTCTACAACTGCCATCTAAAGATATTTTGTATATATTATTTAGATCAATTGAATGTGAATTAGTTCTTTTAACATAATATATCCAATTTCCTTCTACAAACATATTTCCTACTGCTTCATTTGCTATGCATGTGTCCTCTGTTCCATCTG from the Clostridium beijerinckii genome contains:
- a CDS encoding tetratricopeptide repeat protein, which encodes MSEKNKKYNITKASNSKVNESSGAIVEAEKPLSQSMLWKLQTEFFANQGPEAWIKGIVPQYITTNPYIANQYAKTVFGYLRDYVAREDVDKNTVIYIMELAAGVGRFTYTFLKRFLHMIENSSLKDIKFKYIVTDFAERNIEYWQNHSFLSPYFEAGILDCATFDISRDDEIKLRHSGEVLSKGKMKNPLILFANYTFDSLPQDTFYVNNGEIYEGVITITSPDEKGDPNDKSILAGLDYYYTDKKIDGNSYYEDKNLNDVLMHYKNSLEDTAFYMPIIGLRCISRLRKLFNDDVILISADKGYKNEESMDKNYHPFLSKHGCISMTVNFHAIELYFKELGGKAIHSIYEHENINVSLFMVSNSDNDFIETSMAYNEIIESVGPDDFYIMKKAIMPLSNSLTTKELLTFLRFTVWDSRTLLELYNILIERIENEENFPKDELADAINKVWEYYFPIGEEGDLGYYFGSILGYLGYDNDALKLLESSLEFYGECPETNYEIALCYYNLQQIDKALEYTEKSIELDPDFEQGKNLKNIIEDILSDN
- a CDS encoding DUF2500 domain-containing protein, which translates into the protein MIGFQLIFFVFVAFIIFINISKYIKNENSPIISTKAKLIKKKRETCTNTDSNGVMTTTEKLILEFELDTGSEMKFTVGRRVFKNVPEHEWGTLTFQGTRFLKFNSSNGVVEK
- a CDS encoding MATE family efflux transporter produces the protein MSIKYVHDMTEGNEVSHIIKFTWPMLIGNVFQQFYNLIDSIVVGKFVGANALAAVGACGSLSFLFFSVCLGLSVGIGIIISQYFGAKKEEQVKRAIANSTYVIGSSGVVMSIFGVIFARQVLQLLNTPPEILNDSVAFLRIASGGMIAVAAYNAIAAILRALGDSSTPLVFLIISCAINVVLDLIFVLKFGLGVSGTAYATVISQACAAIGCLVFALIKNPYFKLKKEHWKISESIITKCIRIGVPVAAQNSLIAVSLVALQSVVNGFGETAVAAFTATSRVEQLIQQPFNSLGAAMSTFAGQNMGANKLDRVKKGYHKSILIVAGFSLLAFLAAQFGGQAVMEVFVKDESVINLGDKAIRITSCAYFPLGMIYVTRGVLNGTGDAFYAMVNGFVEVAGRVGFSSGLAMIPFLGVWSVWVTSGLTWTITAIASVIRYRQGKWQDKSIVKPVEKTIEYKKCAEGK
- a CDS encoding DUF871 domain-containing protein; the protein is MRRLGISVYPMHSSAREIEDYIKLAYKYNFKRIFTCLLSFDGSKEVIINNFKKIIQCANENDMEVLADISPKVFDELGIDYNNLDFFNELGLYGIRLDLGFSGLEESIMSFTSKKLKIELNMSNGTKYIDNIFSYMPNADNILGCHNFYPHRYTGLSYEHFIKTSKQFKALGIRTAAFISSHSADHGPWPVNEGLCTLEIHRDLPITVQAKHLWASDLIDDVIIANAFASEEELKALSKIDPYVLTLNCEINKNVPELEKKIVLEEFHFNRGDVSDYLIRSTQSRVKYKDQNFEVFNTPDIRRGDIIIESSLYGHYAGEMQIAKKTMKNSGKSNVVARIAEEELFLIDTIAPWQKFKLVNN
- a CDS encoding pseudouridine synthase, whose translation is MRLDKFLAEAAVGSRKNVRIYIKEGMVKVNKEMVTEPAMEIDENCDVIEYLNEIINYAGKLYYMFNKPAGCITAKTDEIHKTVFDFLGEAGTKGIFHVGRLDKDTEGLLLFTNDGEFEHKVMYPEKHVEKTYFFWALGSLSEEDKKQLEQGTFIGQGKILTKPAKIQVDKFGIYEDLKHEMATDNVNNINSNHCTQPVISGYLTISEGRKHQVKRMLKSVGCYVVYLKRISIGGLALDKSLEKGQYRSLTKVEIQKVLGNL
- a CDS encoding AraC family transcriptional regulator: MYPFFEANKSGDQNFFSSKILENFSFPPHLHPYVEIAYVIEGSIEVTINDTQRCLKAGEVSICFPNDIHTFNSDGFSNIILFIFSPDLTRSFFGIRMDKTLENPFMSKNIVDDGISPLLYMLHDEYKSVNNKYVIKGLLYTILGKLDSHFTFKKSSTFYNSTMQNLLKYIEIHYHEKISLDSIAKDLGFSKFYLSRIFSNKIGYQFNDYINRLRINKAQKLLSETDLPVTVIALECGFESQRNFNRIFKELTALTPTKFRTGI